Proteins from a single region of Acidovorax sp. NCPPB 3576:
- the yidD gene encoding membrane protein insertion efficiency factor YidD: protein MMRALLMALVRGYRLVLSPWLGSACRFEPTCSAYSLQALERHGAAAGTYLTLHRLARCQPWCDGGHDPVPEELPRALRLFSRLSPSTSSTPSSPKKSS from the coding sequence ATGATGCGCGCGCTGCTGATGGCGCTGGTGCGCGGCTACCGGCTGGTGCTGAGCCCCTGGCTCGGATCGGCCTGCCGCTTCGAGCCCACGTGTTCGGCCTATTCGCTGCAGGCGCTTGAGCGCCACGGCGCCGCGGCCGGAACTTATCTGACGCTGCACCGTCTGGCACGGTGCCAGCCCTGGTGCGATGGAGGGCATGATCCGGTGCCCGAAGAACTGCCCCGGGCCTTGCGGCTGTTCTCGCGCCTGTCTCCTTCCACGTCCTCCACCCCCTCCTCACCGAAGAAGTCTTCATGA